The genomic segment GCATGGTGAACGCTGCAGCATGAGTTTTAGTTCCCAAAGAGTTTAAGTGCAGATGAGTTTAGATACAAGCAGCTTTAAATGACCTCACTGgtgttgtttgatttttttggttcaggaatgagaaaaaaaataaaatacagatggTGAAAAATTGAAAAATCTGATATACAGGTCTTCTTATACCAGACTGTAGTTTTTGTGAGATGGAGCACTGAGAATTTATGAGTAAATCCATAAGCTGAAGTTTAATTAAATTCATTTCTACAACACCTGGAGAATAAAAAGCAGGTCTCACGAGTTCTTCAGGTTGTGGTCATGTGACTCAAGGTTTAGGTTGTAAAGCTCTTACAGGTCCTTTTAACTAATAACAGTGTTCCACAGATCGTTTAGGTGGTCCTTCTGTATAGGTCTCTTTGTGGTTCCTTGGTTAATTGTAGTGGCTCCTTTTGGACACTGAGAATGTACTCAGGTTCATTTACAGGGATTGTGGTTACACAGGAGGTATCAGGGATGTTTTATGTGGTTTTAATGGCCTCCAGTACGAGCTTCTAGTAATATTTTAGTTATTTCTTGTGGCAATTTAGATGGGTAAAGTAGGAGCTTTGATCTAGCAACCAGTTAGGTGCTTTGAAGGCTCATTCAGTTGGGTGTTTTGGTCATTTAGGTAGTACACTGGGTCAATATAGATGTACTTTGGAGGTTTAAAGGGTTTCTTTAGGTGAGCCACACTCTTAAACATCAAATAAACTTTCATTTGTCACTCATCTGTCAACTGAAGCTGTTCACCACCTCCCAGGCAGCCAACACGATCCATAATGCTGAGTTAAAAGATGAAGTGATCACTTAGACACTGGGATGCCTGGAAGGTAGTTTTATCTGAAAACTACTATTCTATGCTATGTAGTAAAACAGGCAAAAACACAGGTATATATGATTCCTCCAACGACAAATGACTACATGTGGAGGTGTGTcagtaaaaacatgaaaacacacttggcctcaaagcaacaaaataaatcctatatttcagagctgcaggTCAACAGCCTGCTCTACTCAAAGCTACATTTTGGGTTCAAGTGAAAGattaaagctaaaaaaaaatctgttggtACAAGCACAAGCACAAATTAAGTTCATGTTGGTAGAATAACGTGTAACACATCATTACTTTAGTTGTCTCAAATGTTTTTTGGTTTATGAGTCACAAAAATTAACCACACGCTGTGTTTTGCTGTCTTTGAATATGAGCTGTGAGCAGCTTCActgcataaaaacatttttttcctttttctgtttttttttcttagcaaGCCTGTTGATGGCTGACTGTCCAAGAAAatgacagaggaagagagagaaacaccAAAGTGAGGACAAATTTACACGTTGGTGAATTTTTTTGAAACGAGTCAATGATGGAgactcccctcacccccaaccagtcgcagcagatggcggCACATGAGCCTGATTCTGCTGATGCTTCCTCTTatgaaaagggagtttttcttcaCCCTGTCACCAAATGCCTGCTCATATTGTCATGTTGTCTATTCTCGCTTTACAGCCTGCAAAATGTGACACTCCCACTAATCCTATCATGGCTAGCACTTCAAAACCTTTTTCTTAAGTCCCAGCTGGGAGCCAGCTTCTATACAAAGATGAGCTGATTTATTTTGGGTTAAAATGCTGGTGCAAAAGATGCAAAACTATGTTCATGAATCAGAAAAAGAACCCATTCCATGTTAGTGGCAATGGGGAATAAGAGTCTCCACTCATGTTAGCAGCTTGTTGAGGCTGCTACGCTTAAAAAACTCTGCTAAACTCAGAGTGTAGCAGAGACAAAGTGATGGATGTGTAACATAATGAACTGAGGATGGTGTGAAATTACTAAATGTTATCACTGTTCATCCTGATGGGAACATCTGAACCAAACGTCATAGCAGAAACTGAGTAATTCTTGTGTATATTTGCTACAGAACTCCAAGATGGagttaaaataaatgtcaaagGATGACAAAACTTACAAGAATGTATCCTCTTAGGTTTATGCACAAATGGGAATCCAGATGAGATACTTCACCAGTAAaagcttgatttctgtaaagTGAACCAAACTTCAGCACTCCATtcagtgatttttcttttggtaATGAATGCCAGAGATTTCGTTCTCTGTGTTCTCCAGTGTCATTGAAATCCAGGTGAAATGTAAGTGGTAGATAGGCACATCCGGACAAAAAGGCAGcatgtttgtctttctgttcTTTCACTTTGTTCTGAAGATCTCGTGAAGTTGGAAGCTCTTTGCTTTAGAGCATCCTGAAGTTTGATAAGTACAGTCTCTGATCCTGTTAGCTCACCACTACATCACCTACTTGATCTTATAGAAACTGGACATGGTGACGTAAGCCTCCTCCTGCCGATTTGCTCCAAACACCTCAAAGTCATTGACTTCAAATTGTTGCTCAGGCTGCTCAGGTCTTTCCCCAAGCTGGAGGATGTCAATGGGGGAAGGACTGCTGCTCGACAGGCTGTCCTCGGCTTCAGACGAGCTCCTGCTCAACAAGGCAGAGAGCTCCAGCTCCTCGGTGCTGGCGCTGGCAGTACTCCTGCAATCTGAGCTCTGGGTGGAGCAGGGTTCGCTCGACTGAGTGCCGTAAGCAGCAGCAGATGCAGGACTGATCGCAGGCTCTGTTTCCTCACGCGCTGTCGTCTCCACAGGGTAGACTTTGAGATCACTGAGCACCTCAGGTCTGAAGGTCAGCAACAGAGGCTGCAAAACCAGAATGACATCATATTTgtctacagccaatcaaaaGCTCCTTTGTCATGTTCTTTGTCTTAAcaattacaaataaatacactGGTTCTAACTGCCCTACAGTGCAACAGTTAAAAGCAGTTTGATCTAGCACCTCTAAAAAAAACCTCATCACCATGCCAAACAGCAAAAACCAACGGGCTGTGCAGAGGCACGCCAGAATTTCACATAGTTAGTTAAATGTCTGCTGCAGACAGctaatttttgtgtttcttattaGTCAAACTGAAAGTTCAAAAGATTCATGTCAAAATGAGTTTCATGAACCTGTAGTGCCTGTTTGATATCTTTTGTACCAGAGAGGTCAAGAGTGCAATGTCAGCATTAATCAGTACAACTGATGCACCACTCACTGTGCTGTAAAATCCTGGTGTCAcatcaaaaaacaaagcaatgcTTGAGGTTTTTCAAACTGTGTTTATAAGCCGGTGTGCTCAGCATAGCTCAGCAAGTTAGTCAATAAAAAATTATCATCAATATGAATGTTTATGGCACTATGTTGATGCCACAGTTTTGACTACAATTGCTCTTTGGTAGGGGTACCACCACCTGAAATCTCATCTAAGTGACTATAGATTTTGTGTTGTGATTTCTACAACTGGTTCTGTTGCTCACACGTGACTTGATgttgttttgcagtgtttttattttttatctgacAGTAGAATAACTCACGTTGTTCGGCTTGCAGATCTGCACCAGAGTCTGTTTAGGATGCGGGATGCTTGGCCACATGTAGGAAAATATCCTGTGgaataaaaaggaaagaaacttAGTGAAGGGAACTCACTACACAGATTTTTCTGACAGAAAGCAGATGCCATACTTGTTTTTCCAGAGGATGATGATACTAAAGGTCACCACCAGCAGACAGACCAGACACACTCCGACTTGGTACACTTCCACCTGTACTCCACTGTTCTGCTTCTGGGGGTTTTCTTCAGGAAGGAGAACAACACAGATCATTACTGATatcagtgtttaaaaaaggTCGTGCAGCAGGACTAGACTATTGTTCTTACCAGGGGTAAGGAAAGTGAACGTTTCACTCCACTCACTCCACGTGCCCTGAAAAATCTCTGGGAGTGTTCGCGCTCGCACTTTGACATAATACTTTGAGCCTTTTTTAAGGTGTCCCATGTCGATATTTATGAAGTCCTGGGATGGGGTGTTCTGAATCTGTGgtcagagagaaaagaaagaacattTCAGTCattgcaaaacattttttgatatTGTTGATGTAAAACAGGCTTTTTATGTTGAAGCACATCCTCGTACAAGACAGGACAAGTATTAAATTCCAGGTGACCTGTAATGTAGCGCTGGTCCCTTTTGACTCTACTGGGACTACaattttcaaaagaaacaaCATGTTTTACACAATAAGGTTTTAACTGGTGATTGGAACCATTAAATTATCAGGAGAGTGCTTAAAATTTAGCATTGTGTGAGAAACTGTGGAAATCAGTTTGACCTCGACTGGAACCAGGTGCATTCTACCAGAGAAAAGGTAAGACGATGCTCTCAGATTTGTCTGCATTACAGTTAATAGCTGGTCACAGGAGCTTCAGAGACTCCTACTGGGCAAACCAAACACTGAAAGATTTACTCAGTAGATtgtttaacattaaaaacaaccgtatgtctgtgaaggttctcagtaaAAAACAACCCACAATACAACAGTCTCTGTAGGAGAAACTATGTCTGATGTTATAGCGAAAACCTGAAAGTCTTGAAGTAGAATGTGAGATTGCACTTCtgagctttttcttttcatgctaCAGTATACTTTTTAGATCACTGTACCATGATTTCCCCAGCTGTCTCGATCTGAAACTGGAATTCCTGGTTTTTCACTTTCAGGTAGTCGTCTTGGTACGGAATCTGAATCCAAATCTTAGCCTCGTTAGACTCTTCTTGGAAGGTGATGTTAAACACCTGAGGACTCATTGGTTTAACTGCAGggacagcacacacagagagaggacAGTAATGACAGCAGCTTTGGGCAGGCAGAATTCAAGACTTTTACATTTCTATActggaaaaaaggaaatgaacaTGAAGTCTGACAGGCAGTGCAGTGGTGACACTTCACCAGGCAGCTCCTGATGTTTAGTAGCATTTGTAAAGTCTGAAAATGTAACCAGATGCCATGTTTACCTATGTTCTTCAGGTAGAGTTTTTGTGAAATCCTTCCACCACTCTTTAAGTGGACGGTCAGACTGAGTTCCGACAAGGGCTTCAGGTCTGGGGAGCTGAATGTGTCACTGGATGTCTCCATGCACTTCTCCATTACGTTGATGTCGTAATCAAGGTAGCTGAACAGAAGGGCAGTGACCTGCATCAGTATCTGAATTTCCTCTGACATGCAGCACAGTACTGAGCGTTATATCAAAGGTTTACCACAGGGTCATCCTCTCAATGCTGTCGCCTCCATCACCTCCACCCTCTTCATCATCCtcgtcatcatttctgcctTCAAGCAGCTTGCAGGTCAAATTGCATCTTTTCATCATGATGTGAGATGTGCAGCTGATTCTGGGCTCTGAGACAAAAACACTTTCAGACATTTCTCCACTTTTTGAGTATTGCACTCTTGtcttattcttctttttaatttttttgttctgtcagttagctgtatatatatatatcatatactACCAAAGATGTCTAACCACGGCTGATTTGCAGTCCATGTGCCTTAAGCTGATTTAAGATTAAGCTTTACATACAACATGCcaacacagacatgaaaacaatCAGGAAGGGAAACAGCAGTGAAATAAATGCAAACTGCATCAAAAAACTTCCATGTTACTGATCAAATATTTGTCTTTGTCATTAACACCAGTTTATGCTTTTATCTCTGAGTGTTTCAGATCTTTAAGAGTGAAAAAAGACTAAATAAATGTTGTTTTGCTTGTTCAAAGCCCCACTGACTGTTCCTGTGGTTAAGTATGTTGATTAAGTAGATCTTGGGTGATTTAatttatgaaaatgtaaaactttaaCACATTATATATATTCACTGAATTTCAGGGTGATGCCAATTTATTATCTTCTGGTCCAATATCTTGCATCGTGAACACTATTTATTGCTGACTTGTTTAACCCAAACAGTGACATAGCATGAAAGGTGTGATAGACTATGTCCAAATAGCTGAACTGATTTCTTTCTAATCAGAAGTTACTGAGAAACCATCACATAACTCAACAGCACGCTGGAGTCCCTCCTGATACGTAGATAACTGCATCATCAGCATACTTTTGAAACCCTGCCTCTGCAGCTGCCTGTCACTACagtatgaagtgctttgagaacatttttatttcaatttgTTACAGTATAAATAACTAATTCTCTTTGATTTTAAGGatgcaacacaaaaataatTATTCTGTAGTAACTTGTTGAAGGAAAACTGACTGtgcatcatctgcataaaaatgAATACTGAAtttgcttcagtttttaatTATAAGACTAATTGGAAGCATTTAagcagaggggggggggggggtgcagtggttagcactgacTACCTGTAGCCCGCCTCTCACACTATGAAAGCTAGGTTAGCCTCCAGACCCCCCCTCACTCTGGCAACCCCAGGACGATAAACTAGGTCGCGAgaaaggagaaaaggctgaggctGTAGATGTCTCTGTTCACCAAACACAATATGCTGCATGACAAAATCTTACCAGTGACGTGACATGTTGACCTTACAACCATGTTCAACACCACAACACTTTGAAGCTGCCAGCATGATTAAATCGTGTTATACAAGTCGTTAAAATAACCACAACTTTTCTTCCTGgctttgcagttatttacaGTCACTGCTTTACTTCACACTAACTGCCTGAACGCCGAACAGTGTCCTTGCTCACCTTAAATACGTGCACTTTATTTATACCATTGCTTATTATAAACtgcttttatgtgtttttactgCTAAATGGATGGCTTACGTAGGGTGTTGCCAGTACACTAAAACTGCATGCACTAAGCAGAACCTCTAAACTGTCACTTATGTGTGAGGATTTAACCACAGGAGGAATTTTAAGCACCTGATCCAGTCCACCGCTGTGCAGAAACTGAACCGAGTGAAGCTCTGATGGAACAAAAAGCAGAGCATCAGCGGAGCCCAACGAGCACAGAGACGAAGCTGTGTTTACTCCCAACTGTCACGCTGATAACATCACTGCTTCTGATTTTGTTTGTGCCTACGAGCCGATGTGCACGAGAAGGCTGATTATTAAGTAAATCCCGGATATCGAAAGTTGATGATGGGACTTAACAGGTGTCTCATTTTCCTTCCGAATTTGTGCCTCAAAGCTGAAGTGAGTCACTCATAAACTCCTGAAATGATgattattcatttgtttttgtcttaagAGATACAAATGTTCACGCTTCTTCGAAATTAACGAAGCCCAAAGTCATTTAACGATTTTAGAAAGTCTCTTCATGAAGCTTTTTAATTTTGAGCCATTATGCTCAGGTAAGCGCTCCACAGGTGCAATAATTCATCTCAGATAATATATGCTGCAAATATAGCCCCATCAAAGATCCTAACTTTacattttctaatatttttctgtatttttatttccgtGAAAGATACTAATGTAAAAGAATCACAACCCTCACGGTGTTTCTGATAACCTCCAACATTCCTGTGCTAACCGCATGTTTTAAAATCTTCTTACCCATGTCGCTGTCTCCATCTCCGCTCTGAGCCTCACACACagctggcagcagcagcagcattacgGCGATCCTCCAGCCGAACTGCATCTCCTCACCGAGTCTCCGTCCAGCTGCACACACGCTCACCTGCCGCTCTGCTCTTTCATAACCCGCCGTCACACCAGCTGAGAGCTTTTCTCGTCAGCAGGCTGGGAGAGAGGAAGGAGGAGTGGCTAGTCTgcagaggaaggaggaggaggaggaggaggcgggggCGATGCTGGGTAGTAGAGGTCTTACAGGACGCTCTGTAAATCAGAAAACATCCTTGATTTGGAGACTGCGGGGTCTGTGTGGTTAGAAGGCTGACGGACAGTTAACTCTCAAATGACAGATTATTAGGAACATTCAGGGCTCAGTCACATGGACACAACAACTTCTTTTTGACACCAAATGAAATTAAGCCCACATAGACACATTTAGAGCAAACATGTTtgagttcatttattttttgagcaaatgtaaactaaaaagcCGCAGACCAAAGAACAATTAATATTCCTTTACTTTATTGTCTCGGACAGGAGAAAATCATCTTAGATCAATCaacaaacatcacaaaaaaacccaaaccagaCAACATCAAACAGCTAATAGCAtaataaaaagcttttaaaaacattctaaaaacaacacaaggggaaaaaaaatacaataaaaaatcaGTGCTCAGTCTGGTGTAAAAGTATACTGATGTGAAGAGACTCAGTCCCTCCACAGTTTAAGAGCAGAAACAGTGACGAGTTGATGTTTTAACCTGGACCTCGATCAGGACCGTCCCTCCATCAGACCTCTGACATCTGTGGGAGTGTGCAAGTTCAGAGAGCAGAGCAATGAGTGGGTGCAGAGTATTTACTGGAAAACAAGCAGAGAACTCTAAAAGTGACTGGAGGTGAGGAAGCAGTgtttggaccagctgcagtccTGAAAGTAACCACAGACTGACACCCGAGCAGCGACCACACCGCCTGAGATGAAGGTGTGAAGAAACTGCTCAAAGTCGCTGATGGAGGAAAACAACTTCTTCTTCACAAGCACATTAAGGTGAAAGTTATTAATACATCCTTAGCATATGTTTAAACCACGTTTCCCTCTGGTTACATTCACACATGCCAACTTTAGTCATCGAAAGACCCCCTGGGCAGACCCCCCCCTCCCAAATCACTCCCCACCTACAAGCCTGCCCTCAGAAAGTCCCCATAAAGTCATACAACCAGAACTGTGACCAGGTTCATGAAATCGATCCCACCTGTTCATGTGTGATCTCACTGACTGACAGACATAAAACGTTCCTCCGCAGAGGGCTGAGACTTGCCccaaaaacatgaagaaatgagCAACGCTGAAGTTAAGTCTTGAACATTCAGACTCACTGATGATTTAATGAGCAGTGGAGCTGATCTTGGGTCAGACAGATGCTGCCACAGCTCGGTGATGATTCCAGGtcactgtttttgttgtgttagTAAGAGAACAGCAGCAGAGATGGATGCATTCCCACCTTCTGGAATATCTAGATGTTTAGAATGTCAAAGCTCTACCATGATTAGTGTAGCAgtttctttcactttcacttaatagtttgttttttctttagcgGGATGAAGAATACAAAAGGTCCCATTATCCCATTTCTATGCTGTACGTCCCACAGATACTCGCAACTTGTTAACGATTGACCTGCTGCGTCTTTTCTTGACTCTGACCGAGCGGTGAGTGAGAGTGAGAAAcaattgaaaaacaaaacaaatcaatgGGTTAAAAAAAGATGGAAACTGTGCtcacagactgtgtgtgtgttatctcTCATATATCTGCCCCTTAGAGTCACACTGGTgatatttttgctgcttttagaGTTCGTGTTCACCTTTAAACTAAACACCAGCAGCTCTATACAGGTGTGCCATGGGCAGGGGGATGGACCCACGGTATGGCACAAGTGTTTGTGTTATGTGGTATATTGACTTCAAATCAAATGTCCTGAGTGTCAAACTTGAGTGTCCTGGGAGGCGGAAAAGAGTGAAAACAGGAATTCTTTCGATAGTGGTTAGGCGATGTGGAGCTTTGTGTCTaaggttttttgggggtttgttATTCATCCAAAGTTAGAGCTGACAAAAGCTGCACAGACTATAAACATatctgctgtataaataaactcAACGTGCCGGATGTAAAGAGCCAGAAGGTAAAAATAGCAGTTATCAGTCTGTGGGAAATCTCTCTGCTGTGACCAGACTGTacactttttatcttttctagCCATCTTTGTGCGCAGACCTATCGTCttccagaattctgagaggGTGAAGTTTGTGCAGCTCTGAGCGAACCTTTGCCAAACAGCAACCAAGGAGCTGAAAGTCTAACCAGTAACCTACAAACCACTTCCTGTCTACTCTGGTTTGTTTTCAAATGAGGCCAGCATTTGTTTTAGTTTACTACGAGCTTCAAATTCAGAGGCAAGGTCGCCGGTCACCCCGAACTTGGTCACATGTTAACGCGCCATtatttacagaaaaaataaagacatcaaCTTTGACGTCAGGAGTTCAGATTTCTGTCAGTTTGCAGTTTTGCTTCATTCCCCTCACACCAACAACTTCTCTGTTTCCCTAAATGAGTATTTAGTTTCTCTGCAGCCCGCAGCCTCAGCGTGGTTTGCTCTGTTTCCTTCTCAGCTACAGGGCCAGACGCACTGCATGTTTCAGGTCGCAACGCAGGGCATGCTGGGAAAACTGTGGTGCAATACCTGCTGCCTCAACCTCTAATCTGTAGAGTCGACTGTATGAAGGCAGCAGGAACTGCATAAACACCGCAGTCGGAGGAGAAAAGGGGTTAAAGTTTGAAGCAGCACTGGTTTATTTTAAGCCTCCAAAGGCTTCAGCAGCACAAGTCATGATGTTCAAAATGCACAAGACTGGAAAAATCCAACACTAATGACTTTTCAGAGAAGCTCAAGGAACACCAGCAGGGTTTAACCTCCACAACAATCAGCAAATCTGCAGTTTGAAGTTACTTTAAGCTTTGGTGCACAAAGCTGCAGGCATGGCAGGAGATGACGACTGTGCAACAAAGATACAAACTGCAAAAACAAGACGCTTCACAAACCTCTTCAACCCAGCGTACACATTCTCACAGAAGCCTGAGAAACACTAAATGTAATCTGTTGATTCATGTTTTCATGAAGACAAACCTTTATCCATCAATCTCTGCACATAAAATCCCATTTTAAGGAGGGAAAATCCATATTCAAGACACTTCAGAGGCTGAAATTCAAAGTTGCACTTGTGTTCGTTGTCTAGTTAAGTTTAGGCACCTAAACGAGTCACTCAACAACAGAAACAAGGTCACGGTTTGAGTTGTGATAGAACAGTTTCCTCTTTTTTCACGACTCGAGTATCCTGGTGCCGGCATGAAACAACATTCAAACTGAAATAAGTTTAGTTTGAAAATCATGTTGATTGCAGCAAAATACACACGCTAACACACGGGGAAAATGTCTTTTCATGTGTATGAACTGTGATGGATCTCATCTCTGACTGAACTAACACTTCAGACTCAGTGTATTTCACAGTTTTGTGTatttaacaacaaaataaaagcgcACTAGACTGAAAATCACAGCTGTTCCATCGCTGAGCCATGAAAACTGTCATAGCTTCAAACAACCTCCCAGGGCAGCAGTGCGACCGTAGCCCCCAACAGGAAAAAATACAGCTTGTTGGTAGTTTGATTTGATCAAAATCTTTGATCGTTTTTCCATCCCACAACAACAAACATTATTTTATCAGGGCTTGTTAAAACTGTGAGCCACGTTTCTGACATCCGCTCACATCCACCAGCGATGGAGAAGGAGAGGATGGCTGTCAACGGGGTGACCTGCAGTTAACATGACACCTTTGTTTGGGTGCCTACTCTCCTGTCAACAAGCAAAAATTACCTCAAAGCCACAAGCTATGCAACTTTATGCAGAAGATGATAGAAACTATCACAATGAAAAGGAAACACAACTTAAATCAAGACCAGGGAACTACTGACTGGGTGAGGCTGGGTGGAAGGTGGCTCCAACAGGGGTTTTACCCTGTTTGACTTGAATTTATTAAGGGGGGAAAGTATGGTAGGAGGTGACAGAGCACACGAGAGTATGACTCAGAGAAATGTGCTGATCGATGGATGCAAACactgaacatgttaaaaactgAACATGTAGAAGAAGAAATCAGACTTTAACTTCCTTTAAAGATTTCTGGATTCATCTGCTTTCTAAAAATCTCCACGGCTGGGAGAACCTGCTCATTTAGCAAAGATAGTTAGCTGTTACGCTAATGTTATTTCATCTTTTTTGTCATTAAGGTAACGTGTACAGGTGCTGTATTCATGTTGTATAATAAACAGCTAGGCTAAAAATAGGCTAGCTTCAGATGAGGCTAGCTGTGGCCACTGATGTTGGGTTCTCAGCGGATATTTGGCTAGTTTGTTGCACTGGCTGTGTTTACatgctgtttgtatttgtgtatcATGAAGCAGTGGTGGGTGGAGATAACACCCGGTGGGTATGAAGGTGAGGTGTTGGTGGGGCGTCGAGCTTTCGAATGCATCTGTGGGTGGCAGCTGTGGTTAACATGCAGTTTTCGGCTTTTAGGAGGCAACCTGGAGAAAATCATGGAAGGAAGAAGGAGATGGTGCAATCCTTCGACTGCAGCGACACAAGGCGGGGCAGGAGCAGCTGCCTGCACCTCCACAACGTTCATGGAGGTGAAGATTTAAGGAAGCTGCCGTGCTGAAAGAGCACAAGTCTTCAGTCTTAGGACGGTGCTGCGCTCTCTCTGCTGCACCTTATCTGGGAGAAGAAGCTCTCCCCCGCCCCCACCAAACCACACGCCTGAGGTTCCTATCTCCGCTCAGCATCGCAAAACATCTTCAGCTGTGGTTTCATGTGTTCAGTCGCCTCCCTCTGAGCCGCTGATGGGAATCTGATGAGCCACCTGTTTACGCTgagtgctgtggttctggatTCTGGGGGGTTCAAGATACTGGGAGCAGAGAAGGCGGGAACTCTGCATCACCCGCACAAACACAACATATAGACTGTATACGAAGAAGATAAGGATGTACACAGTCAGGCTGCTGCTCTGCCACACAACATCAACAGCAATGACACATGTATAAGTGAAGGTGAAGCCTGAAAGATGGCTTCAGGTCTGAAGCcacgtgacctctgacctgtaactttatatgtgtgtatatatatatatgtatatatatatatatatatatatatatatatatatatatacatatatatatatataaacatgaGTATATAAGATAACAGCCTctgtttaaaatgtgtacacGTTGATAAGTCTAATTACTCTGTGGCTGAATTTAAACTAAACTGCCTCTGATTCAAGCTAAGTTAACATGAGattatggttttgtttttatgactgCTTCAACACACTAAATATAAATCTATAATATAAGTCATAATtttagttaaaagaaaaaactgcaaaTTAGAGAACTCGATAGAAAAATATCACTTTTAATAAGTCAGCATCTGGACAACAGAGTTGATTGAAAGCTAAATGATGCAACTGCTAAAGTTAAACagtttaaagctgtttttgtttgtaaaatgacagaaatggaAAGTCACAGACATGTATGTCCACCTAACAGATAAAATGAGGAAATAAACTGCCTTTatagacatttaaaaacatatttacctCAGTACAACATCATGTTATAAACAGCAGGTCAGTATTCTGATTTAAACAACtttatttccttctttattaca from the Pelmatolapia mariae isolate MD_Pm_ZW linkage group LG20, Pm_UMD_F_2, whole genome shotgun sequence genome contains:
- the il7r gene encoding interleukin-7 receptor subunit alpha, translated to MQFGWRIAVMLLLLPAVCEAQSGDGDSDMEPRISCTSHIMMKRCNLTCKLLEGRNDDEDDEEGGGDGGDSIERMTLCYLDYDINVMEKCMETSSDTFSSPDLKPLSELSLTVHLKSGGRISQKLYLKNIVKPMSPQVFNITFQEESNEAKIWIQIPYQDDYLKVKNQEFQFQIETAGEIMIQNTPSQDFINIDMGHLKKGSKYYVKVRARTLPEIFQGTWSEWSETFTFLTPENPQKQNSGVQVEVYQVGVCLVCLLVVTFSIIILWKNKIFSYMWPSIPHPKQTLVQICKPNNPLLLTFRPEVLSDLKVYPVETTAREETEPAISPASAAAYGTQSSEPCSTQSSDCRSTASASTEELELSALLSRSSSEAEDSLSSSSPSPIDILQLGERPEQPEQQFEVNDFEVFGANRQEEAYVTMSSFYKIK